The Syntrophorhabdales bacterium genomic sequence TCGTCATACCGATGAAACGTGCGAATTCCTTGATGATTTGGAGAGTGGGATCGTGGAAGCCCGCCTGGAGCTCATAGATTAGCGGAACAACAGAGGGAAGACCGTTCGCCACGCTCACTAGGAAGACCGCGCTATGCGCTCGGACGATGGAAGAAAAAGACAAACAAGCAGACGAAGATCGCACTTGTATCCGTGACTATTAGTGAATGCTCCCTAGGCACGCCGAAGGCGTGGCGGTCTTCCTAGCGAAGCGATCCTCCATCTTCCCTCTTGCTTTGCGGCTGTATCAGGAATTCTCCATTCTTGTAGATGAGCTCGCCGTCGGCGAATATCTGTCCCTCTTTCTTCATATCCGCCAGCAGATCCCAGTGAATTGGCGACTGATTCTTTCCGCCCGTTTCCGGATATGTCGCGCCAAGAGCCAGATGAATCGTGCCGCCCATCTTTTCGTCGAAAAGCATATTTTTGGTAAAACGGCGTATGCCCGCATTCGTTCCTATTGCAGCTTCTCCGAACCTTTTTGCTCCCGGGATTTGAAGAATCTTGTCAAGCAGCGACTTGCCTTTCTTGGCTGTCCATTTCACTACTTCGCCTGACTCGACCTGAAGCGTTATATTCTCCACTTCTTCTCCCATGTATATGCCCGGGAATGAGAATGTCACTGTACCCTGAACGGAATTTTCTTCCGGAGCCGTGAAGACCTCGCCCGAGGGCATGTTGCGTCGTCCGTCCGAGTTGATCCATGTGCGTCCTCGGGTGCCGAAAGAAAGATCTGTGCCTCTGCCGACGATACGGATATGCTGCCGCGCATTCAGGAAATCGACTATATGCTGCTGCGATGTTCGCATCTTCTGCCATTCCTCCTCCGGGCTCTCACGCCGGAGGAAGCATGCCGAGAAGACCAGATTCTCATATTCGCTCCGGGAAAGTGAGCACTCCTGAGCCTGAGATTCAGTGGGAAATTCGCACAGCGTCCATTTGAGCGCCCCTGTTGACGCCCTTCTCATGAAAAGTCTTTTCACTCCCGTCTGCGCGACTGCAACCTTTTGTTTTTTTTCAGCGTCAACCGACTGGAGTTCCTTGACGTTAAAGGGGGCCCGTATGGTCAGGAATGCATCGTACGATTTGACCGCATGGAGATACATCGGTGACACATAGCGCAGTTGTGCGTCCCCGGCGTGATCGTAAAAAAGTTTTGAGAGGTCGCTCAATGATATCTGCAACTCCGGGTGAGCGCCGGCATCCAGCGCCTCCCTGAAGACTTCTTTTATGAGAGGCTCAGCAAGGTACGTCGAATTGATAAGGAGCTTGTCACCTCGTTTCAACTCAAGACAATAATGAACAAGCAGTTTTGCGTATTTCTGATACATGCCTTTCATGGTATCACACTTTCACCAGCATATACTTCCGTTCGCCCAAGCCCAGTCTCTCTGCGTGGTCAAGCTGCACATTCCAGTCCACAGACGGATAGACAGCCCTGAACTTGTCTTCTCCTTTTCCTGCTATCTGCTTTATTGCTGTGCCGGGTAGAGACTCCTCGTTGTTCACCAGGTCGGCGCTGGCAGCGTCTATGGAGACAGGATCAAAGGAAGCAAGGATCCCTACGTCTCTCACGATCGGGGCATCGTTGGAAGGGTAGCAGTCACAGGCAGGGCTCACATCCATGATGAAATTAAGGAAGATCGTATGCTTCTTTCCCCTGAGTACGCCGTACGCGTGCTCGACCATTTTTTTCTGAAAGAGATCGGCATCGTCTGTCCACTGGACCTCGATGGCGCCTTCGGGACAGACGGCAATGCATTCGCCACAGCCGATGCAATCCCTGCCTTCGACGGTAGCCCTCTTATGATCGTTTAGAGAAATTGCATTGGACGGGCAGTAGTCAAAACAGATTTTACACCCCTTGCATTTCTCGATGTTGACCTGAGGAGCGAGGGTGCTGTGCTGCACAAGTTTCCCTTCCCTCGATGCGCATCCCATGCCGATGTTCTTGAGGGCTCCACCAAATCCCGAGAGTTCATGCAGTTTGAAATGGGTAACTGCCATGATGCTGTCCGCCTCCGCGATCTCCCTGGCGATAGAAACCTCTTTGAGAACCTCGCCTGGAACCTTTATCTTCACGCCATCTGCTCCCCGGAGCCCGTCGGCGATGATGATCGGGCAGCGGACGCACGCGTAATCGAACCCATTCTGCACTGCCGTATCGAGATGGCTTACGGCATTGGTTCGTGAACCCTTGTAGAGCGTGTTGGTGTCTGTGAGAAAGGGTTGAGCGCCCACGTTCTTCAGCTTTTCCACGATGATTCTGAGAAAGACCGGGCGCAGGAAGGCGCAATTTCCCAGCTCTCCAAAATGCAGCTTCACAGCAACAAGATCATTTTTTCTGACGGACTTGGCCACTTTCATTCTCTCCAGCAAGCCTTCGACCTTGTCAAGCAGGTTCCTGTCGGGTCGGGCTCTCATATCCGTAAAGAAGACTTTTGACATGTTGTCTCCTCCCTGTTCCGCTTTAATTTATATGCAAAGTATGTTAGAAATATTGCCTCGTTCTTGTCAATAAGCAAGCAGGCCTTAACGTTATTTTGTTTCCGGAAAAACCGATTTGGAGGGGATTAGATGTTAAGTCTTTCAGAAAAACACGCCATGATCCAAAAAATAGCCGAAAAATTGGCCAAGGAGAAGGTGGCGCCCAGGGCAAAAGAGATCGATGCAACGGGAGCCTTCCCATGGGACCTGGTGGAATTATACAAAAAACACGGTTTTCTGTACCTGATGCTGCCGGAGGAGTACGGCGGCCTCGACGGCGACATCACATCTCTCTGTCTTGTCACCGAGGAGCTTGCAAAAGCATCTGGCACATCTTCCCTTATACAGCTTGCCCACCACGTGGGCGTGATGCCTGTAATGGTAGCAGGCAACGAGGAACAGAAGAAATACATTTACGGTAAGCTTGCGGATCCTGAAGCACTCAACCTTGTGGCATTCTGCCTGACCGAGCCGGAAGCAGGTTCTGACGCCTCGCACATGAGGACCGCTGCAACGAAGGAGGGGGACCACTATTATCTCAACGGCAAGAAATCGATGATCACCAACGGCGCCAATTCGCAATTTTTTACCGTGTTTGCGACGACCAATCCGGCGGCAAGAACTGCGGGGATATCCTGTTTCTGTTTTGAGAAGGATTATCCAGGCGTTGTTATCGGCAAGAGCGAAGAGAAATTGGGAATGATCGGCTCTGACCTGACCGAGCTGATTTTTGATAATGTCAGGCTTACCAAAGATAACCTGATCGGTAAAGAGGGAAAAGGCTGGGACCTTGCTATGGCGACCCTCAATCTGTCGAGGCCTGCCGTGGGCGCTCAAGGCGTGGGCATCGCCCAGGGTGCGCTCGACTTTGCCGTTGAGTATGCCTGGAAGAGGGTGCAGTTCGGGCAGAAGATTGCCGACTTCGAGGGTATCCAGTTCATGGTCGCAGATATGGCAACCATGGTGGAAGCTGCCCGTGCACTCGTCTACGACGCTGCCCTGCTGCTGGACATGAAAGTCTATGAAAGAGACAAGATGAGCGCGATCGGCGTGGACAAGCTTTCAGCCATGGCCAAAGTCTATTCGGCTGATACCGCCATGAAAGTCACCACCGATGCAGTACAGATCCTCGGCGGCGTCGGATATACGAAAGAGTACCCGGTCGAAAGAATGATGCGTGACGCAAAGGCAACCCAGATATACGAAGGCACGAATCAGGTGCAAAGGGTGATCATAGCCCGGGACATCTTCCGGAAGTACATTCCCTGAGTCAATCCGGCGAGCGCCGGAACGGCAGGAAATTCGTTCCATTCCTCCCCTGGTCTCCGTGGCCGCTTACGTTTTACGACAACCGGTTGAAACTGCGCAGTTGCGAGCACACGCCTCGCCGCCGCCCGGGGTATCTATCTAGCGAGCACGGCGACCGGGTACCCGCAACCGCGGAGCGGTTGGAGGGTGGAGAGGGGAGGCTCAGGCGGCTTCGCCGCTGGAGGGGGCGACCGGGTACCCGCGTGCGGGTGTCCCAGAGATGGACGGGTCAGCGAGATGGACGCGCGCAATACCCCAGAGAAACAGTCGGAAGCTCGAAGGCGGAATCTTGCAGCCGTTGCGCTTACCCAATTCGGCACTGCCTTCGCTCTTAATTTTGTCAACATATTCCTGCCATTTTACATCCTTAAGGTGAGTCCATATTCGCAGCGCGAGACTCTGCTATGGGTCGGGGCGATTGTGGGCTTGACAACAATCTTCACAGCACTCGCATCGCCGGTCTGGGGATCGCTCACCCATCGCTACAGTCCCAAAATGCTCTACATGAGGGGAATGTTCACCCATTCACTCATGTTCTTCTTGATGGCCTTCACGACAAACCTCCATATTCTCCTCGTGCTTCGTATCATTCAGGGCATATTCGGCGGAGTTTCGACAACGGGGATGATTCTGATATCGTCCGGCGCGAGCAAGGAGCAGCAAGCGTCGAACATGGGAGTATTCCAGGCCGCGCTTACCCTGGGCCCCATGGTCGGGCCACCACTCGGCACGTTCGCTGCCGCCACTCTTGGCTATCGAAACGGCTTCCTCGCCGGGGCAGTCTTCCTGGCTGTAGCATTCATCCTTGCTCAGATTTACGTGATCGATATGGCGCCTCTGCCCAGGCCTGTAAAGAAGTCGGGTAAGCGTGTGCTTAATCGCCGTTTAATGATAGCCTGGGTGGTCTGTTTTGCGGCGCAGATCCAGCTTTCATTTCTCCCAAGCGTGCTTCCGAATGTATTTCGCAAAATGAGTATTGATGAGCCAACTGC encodes the following:
- a CDS encoding aminopeptidase, which gives rise to MKGMYQKYAKLLVHYCLELKRGDKLLINSTYLAEPLIKEVFREALDAGAHPELQISLSDLSKLFYDHAGDAQLRYVSPMYLHAVKSYDAFLTIRAPFNVKELQSVDAEKKQKVAVAQTGVKRLFMRRASTGALKWTLCEFPTESQAQECSLSRSEYENLVFSACFLRRESPEEEWQKMRTSQQHIVDFLNARQHIRIVGRGTDLSFGTRGRTWINSDGRRNMPSGEVFTAPEENSVQGTVTFSFPGIYMGEEVENITLQVESGEVVKWTAKKGKSLLDKILQIPGAKRFGEAAIGTNAGIRRFTKNMLFDEKMGGTIHLALGATYPETGGKNQSPIHWDLLADMKKEGQIFADGELIYKNGEFLIQPQSKREDGGSLR
- a CDS encoding DUF362 domain-containing protein; translated protein: MSKVFFTDMRARPDRNLLDKVEGLLERMKVAKSVRKNDLVAVKLHFGELGNCAFLRPVFLRIIVEKLKNVGAQPFLTDTNTLYKGSRTNAVSHLDTAVQNGFDYACVRCPIIIADGLRGADGVKIKVPGEVLKEVSIAREIAEADSIMAVTHFKLHELSGFGGALKNIGMGCASREGKLVQHSTLAPQVNIEKCKGCKICFDYCPSNAISLNDHKRATVEGRDCIGCGECIAVCPEGAIEVQWTDDADLFQKKMVEHAYGVLRGKKHTIFLNFIMDVSPACDCYPSNDAPIVRDVGILASFDPVSIDAASADLVNNEESLPGTAIKQIAGKGEDKFRAVYPSVDWNVQLDHAERLGLGERKYMLVKV
- a CDS encoding acyl-CoA dehydrogenase family protein codes for the protein MLSLSEKHAMIQKIAEKLAKEKVAPRAKEIDATGAFPWDLVELYKKHGFLYLMLPEEYGGLDGDITSLCLVTEELAKASGTSSLIQLAHHVGVMPVMVAGNEEQKKYIYGKLADPEALNLVAFCLTEPEAGSDASHMRTAATKEGDHYYLNGKKSMITNGANSQFFTVFATTNPAARTAGISCFCFEKDYPGVVIGKSEEKLGMIGSDLTELIFDNVRLTKDNLIGKEGKGWDLAMATLNLSRPAVGAQGVGIAQGALDFAVEYAWKRVQFGQKIADFEGIQFMVADMATMVEAARALVYDAALLLDMKVYERDKMSAIGVDKLSAMAKVYSADTAMKVTTDAVQILGGVGYTKEYPVERMMRDAKATQIYEGTNQVQRVIIARDIFRKYIP
- a CDS encoding MFS transporter; translation: MERGGSGGFAAGGGDRVPACGCPRDGRVSEMDARNTPEKQSEARRRNLAAVALTQFGTAFALNFVNIFLPFYILKVSPYSQRETLLWVGAIVGLTTIFTALASPVWGSLTHRYSPKMLYMRGMFTHSLMFFLMAFTTNLHILLVLRIIQGIFGGVSTTGMILISSGASKEQQASNMGVFQAALTLGPMVGPPLGTFAAATLGYRNGFLAGAVFLAVAFILAQIYVIDMAPLPRPVKKSGKRVLNRRLMIAWVVCFAAQIQLSFLPSVLPNVFRKMSIDEPTALKLAGVVVMLYTGSSALGQFVFTRLSRRIGIMKMIAFVLGMSILSQAVLVLTRGVADFTIVRMIQTGFAAATIPLIITLFLDSQSGGTVGFLNASRFTGMAVGPMLATTVVAFSGLDNLYLLVSAITLLASLCYLVAERPEKPS